In one window of Polaromonas naphthalenivorans CJ2 DNA:
- a CDS encoding polyhydroxyalkanoate depolymerase — translation MLYSAYQLQSDLMSPFRLLAQGTSAALWLNRTEGSWLRKFSASMEVFSRMRLTHTRPAYDITSVKIGEQEFPVTEETVLSMPFGTLLRFKKEASSDLPHQPPVLLVAPLSGHFATLLRETARTLLQDHDVYITDWHNARDVSLRHGAFALDDYIDHMIRFIQTIGPGTHVIAVCQPCVAALAATALMAENDDPATPRSLTLMAGPVDCRVNPTGVNTLATSKPIEWFEKNLISHVPLPHAGHMRRVYPGFVQVSAFLAMNLERHKKSFKDMYQHLVEGDKEKADVIRKFYDEYLAVNDLPAEFYLETVEKVFQTYDLPLGKLSYRGRIVKPAAIRHTALMTVEGERDDICAVGQTLAAQDLCSSIPPYMRTHHIQTGVGHYGVFSGRRWNQLIYPRVREMIHASMRPGM, via the coding sequence ATGCTTTACTCTGCCTATCAACTCCAGTCCGACCTGATGTCACCGTTTCGCCTGCTGGCCCAGGGCACCAGCGCCGCCCTGTGGCTGAACAGGACCGAGGGCAGTTGGCTGCGCAAGTTCTCTGCGTCGATGGAGGTGTTTTCGCGCATGCGATTGACCCATACACGGCCGGCTTACGACATCACGTCGGTGAAAATCGGCGAGCAGGAGTTTCCGGTCACCGAGGAAACCGTGCTGAGCATGCCGTTTGGAACGCTGCTGCGCTTCAAAAAGGAAGCTTCCAGCGACCTGCCCCACCAGCCGCCGGTGCTGCTGGTGGCGCCGCTGTCAGGCCATTTCGCCACCTTGCTGCGCGAGACGGCCCGCACCCTGCTACAAGACCACGATGTGTACATCACCGACTGGCACAACGCGCGCGACGTTTCGCTACGCCACGGCGCTTTTGCGCTGGACGACTACATCGACCACATGATCCGCTTCATCCAGACGATTGGCCCCGGCACGCATGTGATCGCCGTGTGCCAGCCCTGCGTGGCGGCGCTGGCGGCCACGGCCCTGATGGCCGAAAACGATGACCCGGCCACGCCGCGCAGCCTGACGCTGATGGCCGGCCCGGTGGACTGCCGGGTGAACCCCACGGGCGTCAACACGCTGGCCACCAGCAAGCCCATCGAATGGTTCGAGAAAAACCTGATCAGCCATGTGCCGCTGCCCCACGCCGGCCATATGCGCCGCGTGTACCCCGGTTTTGTGCAGGTCAGCGCGTTTCTGGCCATGAACCTGGAGCGCCACAAGAAGTCGTTCAAGGACATGTACCAGCACCTGGTCGAGGGCGACAAGGAAAAAGCCGATGTGATCCGCAAGTTTTACGATGAATACTTGGCCGTGAACGACCTGCCGGCAGAGTTCTACCTGGAAACCGTCGAAAAAGTGTTTCAGACCTACGACCTGCCGCTCGGAAAGCTCAGCTACCGGGGCCGCATCGTGAAGCCCGCAGCCATTCGCCATACGGCGCTCATGACGGTCGAAGGGGAACGCGACGACATTTGCGCCGTCGGCCAGACCCTGGCCGCGCAAGACCTGTGCAGCAGCATTCCCCCCTACATGCGCACCCACCACATCCAGACCGGCGTGGGCCATTACGGGGTGTTCAGCGGCCGCCGGTGGAACCAGCTGATTTACCCGCGCGTGCGGGAAATGATTCACGCAAGCATGCGTCCAGGCATGTAA
- a CDS encoding glutathione S-transferase family protein produces the protein MTKTVLTISSKNYGSWSLRGWLLARLAGLEFTEKVIPLDDPAMRAEMLLLSSSILVPSLEHSGVKVWDTLAIAEYLHEIKPEAQLLPPDIKARAHCRAICGEMHSGFASLRSSLPMNLKAHFPGFKVWSRAQADIDRVLEIWKECLATYGGPYLFGKQPCMADAMYAPVVTRFLTYDVAIDKTSAAYCKRIMALPAMKEWVAEAKEEPEDIDELDAEF, from the coding sequence ATGACCAAAACCGTTTTGACCATCAGCAGTAAAAACTATGGCTCCTGGTCCCTGCGCGGCTGGTTGCTGGCCAGGCTGGCCGGACTGGAATTCACCGAAAAGGTGATTCCGCTCGATGATCCGGCGATGCGCGCCGAGATGCTGCTGCTGTCGTCGAGCATCTTGGTGCCTTCGCTGGAGCACAGCGGCGTGAAAGTCTGGGACACGCTGGCGATTGCCGAATACCTGCATGAAATCAAGCCCGAAGCGCAGTTGCTGCCGCCTGACATCAAGGCGCGGGCGCATTGCCGCGCCATCTGCGGCGAAATGCATTCCGGCTTTGCCTCCTTGCGGTCGTCGCTGCCGATGAACCTCAAGGCGCACTTTCCCGGCTTCAAGGTCTGGTCACGGGCGCAGGCCGACATCGACCGCGTGCTGGAGATCTGGAAAGAGTGCCTGGCCACTTACGGCGGCCCCTACCTGTTCGGCAAGCAGCCCTGCATGGCCGACGCCATGTACGCGCCGGTGGTCACGCGCTTTTTGACCTACGACGTGGCGATTGACAAAACCAGCGCCGCCTACTGCAAGCGCATCATGGCGCTGCCCGCCATGAAGGAATGGGTGGCCGAGGCCAAGGAAGAGCCCGAGGACATTGACGAGCTGGATGCGGAGTTCTGA
- a CDS encoding alpha/beta fold hydrolase gives MQLSVNGHSAYCYTGGKPFDAAQPTVVFIHGVLNDHSVWILQSRYLAHHGWNVLAVDLPGHCRSGGDAPSSVEEAADFIAALLDAAGVERAALVGHSWGSLIALEAASRLKDRVSHLVLVGTAFPMKVSPALLDAALNEPMKALKLVNVFSRSTLAPPPSALGPGTWVYGASMALGRRVLASNTRVNVFHRGFKACDRYANGEAAIQSITCPVLFVLGAQDQMTPPKAAQGLIDAALQAGKTVKVARLDVGHHQMSEAPDATLFAILDFLAA, from the coding sequence ATGCAGCTCAGCGTCAACGGCCATAGCGCCTACTGCTACACCGGCGGCAAGCCCTTCGATGCCGCGCAGCCGACCGTGGTCTTCATCCACGGCGTGCTCAATGACCACAGCGTCTGGATCTTGCAGAGCCGCTACCTGGCGCACCACGGCTGGAACGTGCTGGCGGTGGACCTGCCCGGCCACTGCCGCAGCGGCGGCGATGCGCCCTCCTCCGTCGAGGAAGCTGCGGATTTCATCGCCGCGCTGCTCGATGCGGCCGGTGTGGAGCGCGCTGCACTGGTCGGCCACAGCTGGGGCTCGCTGATCGCGCTCGAAGCCGCTTCAAGGTTGAAAGACCGCGTCAGCCACCTGGTGCTGGTCGGCACAGCCTTTCCGATGAAGGTCTCGCCCGCGCTGCTGGACGCGGCGCTGAACGAGCCGATGAAGGCGCTCAAGCTGGTCAATGTGTTCTCGCGCAGCACGCTGGCGCCACCACCCTCGGCGCTCGGCCCCGGCACCTGGGTTTATGGCGCCAGCATGGCGCTGGGCCGGCGCGTGCTGGCGAGCAATACCCGGGTCAACGTCTTTCACCGGGGCTTCAAGGCCTGCGACCGCTATGCCAACGGCGAAGCGGCGATTCAGTCCATCACCTGCCCGGTGCTGTTCGTGCTCGGCGCGCAGGACCAGATGACGCCGCCCAAGGCCGCGCAAGGGCTGATCGACGCCGCCCTTCAGGCCGGCAAGACGGTCAAGGTCGCGCGCCTGGACGTTGGCCATCACCAGATGAGCGAAGCGCCCGACGCGACGCTGTTCGCGATCCTGGACTTCCTGGCGGCCTGA
- a CDS encoding AtuA-related protein — protein MNCITVPLYRAAHGRTGDKGDRSNISVIAWHTDLFALLVEQITPEAVAAQFRHRSPSCVQRFVLPRLQAMNFVLDAVLDGGVNDALNLDAHGKALSFLLLELPIDVPDHLQHLLAGPSGSP, from the coding sequence ATGAACTGCATCACCGTTCCTCTTTACCGTGCAGCGCACGGCCGCACCGGCGACAAGGGCGACCGCTCCAACATCAGCGTCATTGCCTGGCATACCGACCTGTTTGCACTCTTGGTCGAACAGATCACGCCCGAGGCGGTGGCCGCCCAGTTTCGCCATCGTTCTCCAAGCTGCGTGCAGCGCTTTGTGCTACCCCGGCTGCAGGCGATGAACTTCGTGCTTGACGCGGTTCTGGACGGCGGCGTCAACGATGCGCTCAACCTCGACGCGCATGGCAAGGCGCTGTCGTTCCTGCTGCTCGAGCTGCCCATCGATGTGCCCGATCACCTGCAACACCTGCTCGCCGGCCCGTCCGGCAGCCCCTGA
- a CDS encoding acyclic terpene utilization AtuA family protein, with amino-acid sequence MTSIARPPLLVGCAAGFSGDRTDAAGPVVDTLIARLAQGPSGQRAFLIFETLAERTLALAQLRRRADPEAGYEPLLDAMLRPVLARCLLHGIRIVSNFGAANPRAAARHIARMARELGATAPRIAVVEGDDLSSPEQRALLREQLGARMDGLAVVSANAYIGAEPIAAALDAGAQIVVCGRVADPSLTVGPAMSHFGWRADDWTVLGRATMAGHLLECGAQVCGGYFADPGYKDVPGLERVGFPIAEIEADGRCTIGKADGTGGLVTESTVKEQLLYEVHDPAAYLTPDVIADIGEAQVAAQDTDRVLLTGVRGHARPSHYKVNVCHEGGWLAEGEISYAGARAEARARLAADVLRSRLAGLTLRVDLIGALSLFNDDAGHALAATPDSGMRDVRLRVAATHADRAEAERLGREVMALYTCGPAGGGGVRSTLTPRLNTLSCLLAREAVPVRFEMVAP; translated from the coding sequence ATGACTTCCATTGCCCGTCCACCGCTGCTCGTTGGTTGCGCAGCCGGTTTTTCAGGTGACCGGACCGATGCGGCCGGCCCGGTGGTTGACACGCTGATCGCCCGGCTTGCCCAAGGCCCGTCCGGGCAGCGTGCCTTCCTTATTTTTGAAACCCTCGCCGAACGCACGCTGGCCCTGGCGCAGCTTCGCCGGCGCGCCGACCCCGAAGCCGGCTACGAGCCGCTGCTCGACGCGATGCTGCGCCCCGTGCTGGCGCGTTGCCTCCTGCACGGCATCCGTATCGTGAGCAACTTTGGCGCGGCCAACCCGCGTGCCGCGGCGCGGCACATTGCGCGCATGGCGCGCGAGCTTGGCGCAACGGCACCGCGCATTGCCGTGGTCGAGGGCGACGACCTTTCCTCGCCGGAACAGCGCGCCTTGCTGCGTGAGCAGCTCGGTGCCCGGATGGACGGCCTGGCGGTGGTGAGCGCCAACGCCTACATCGGCGCAGAGCCGATCGCAGCGGCACTCGATGCCGGCGCACAGATCGTGGTGTGCGGCCGCGTGGCCGATCCGTCGCTGACGGTCGGCCCCGCCATGTCCCACTTCGGCTGGCGAGCGGACGACTGGACGGTGCTGGGCCGGGCCACGATGGCCGGGCATCTCCTTGAATGCGGCGCGCAGGTCTGCGGCGGCTACTTCGCCGACCCGGGCTACAAGGACGTGCCAGGGCTGGAGCGCGTCGGCTTTCCGATTGCCGAAATCGAGGCAGATGGCCGGTGCACGATCGGCAAGGCGGACGGCACCGGCGGTCTGGTGACGGAATCGACCGTCAAGGAGCAACTGCTCTACGAGGTGCATGATCCCGCCGCCTACCTCACGCCCGACGTGATCGCCGACATCGGGGAGGCACAGGTCGCTGCGCAGGACACTGACCGGGTGCTGCTGACCGGCGTGCGCGGCCATGCACGCCCGTCGCACTACAAGGTCAACGTCTGCCACGAAGGCGGCTGGCTGGCCGAGGGCGAGATCTCCTACGCCGGCGCCCGCGCCGAAGCGCGTGCCCGCCTTGCCGCCGATGTGCTTCGCAGCCGCCTGGCGGGCTTGACCTTGCGTGTCGATCTGATCGGCGCGCTCAGCCTCTTCAATGACGATGCCGGCCATGCGCTCGCAGCGACCCCCGACAGCGGCATGCGCGACGTGCGGCTGCGCGTTGCAGCCACGCATGCAGACCGCGCCGAAGCCGAGCGCCTGGGCCGCGAGGTGATGGCGCTCTACACCTGCGGCCCGGCCGGCGGCGGCGGCGTGCGCAGCACCCTGACGCCGCGCCTCAACACCCTCTCGTGCCTGCTTGCGCGCGAGGCCGTGCCCGTCCGATTCGAAATGGTGGCCCCATGA
- a CDS encoding LysR family transcriptional regulator, which produces MRTPDLSTRQLRAFAALADQRNFTRAALTCHLSQPAFSALIGTLETALGTRLFDRDKRRVQLTPEGRLFEGPARRLLEDMGSALENLASHVELRKGRVRVAALPSLAAGWLPAVFAEFMQAWPGITLDLHDALSDECIALVRSGQADFALAVPGAGAGLSDLSAHKLCADGFHLVCLKDHPLASETCLTAAKLLPWPFIQMTRNSSVRQALDAALHPLRLNAVFEVEHLATVRGLVEAGLGISVVPALTLFHFRGAVVTRPLPLPSLTRTVHLVQRQGTSLSVAAQALHDLIVARLGNRMLG; this is translated from the coding sequence TTGAGGACGCCCGACCTTTCAACAAGGCAGCTTCGCGCATTTGCCGCACTGGCCGACCAGCGCAACTTCACGCGCGCAGCGCTTACCTGCCACCTGTCGCAGCCAGCCTTCAGCGCGCTCATCGGCACGCTCGAAACTGCGCTGGGTACGCGCCTTTTCGACCGCGACAAGCGCCGCGTGCAACTCACGCCGGAGGGCCGCTTGTTTGAAGGCCCGGCGCGGCGCCTGCTTGAGGACATGGGCAGCGCGCTGGAGAACCTGGCCAGCCATGTCGAGCTGCGCAAGGGCCGCGTGCGCGTCGCTGCCTTGCCCTCGCTGGCCGCGGGCTGGCTGCCAGCGGTGTTCGCCGAATTCATGCAGGCCTGGCCGGGAATCACGCTCGACCTGCACGATGCCCTGTCAGACGAATGCATCGCACTCGTTCGCAGCGGACAAGCCGATTTTGCGCTGGCCGTACCCGGCGCTGGCGCCGGGCTGAGCGACTTGAGCGCGCACAAGCTGTGCGCCGACGGGTTTCATCTGGTGTGCTTGAAAGACCATCCGCTGGCAAGCGAGACGTGCCTGACGGCCGCCAAACTGCTGCCATGGCCCTTCATCCAGATGACGCGCAACAGCAGCGTGCGCCAGGCGCTCGACGCGGCGCTGCATCCGCTGCGTCTGAACGCCGTGTTCGAGGTCGAGCACCTGGCGACGGTGAGGGGCCTGGTCGAGGCCGGGCTTGGCATCAGCGTCGTGCCTGCGCTGACGCTTTTTCACTTTCGGGGCGCAGTGGTGACGCGGCCGCTGCCCCTGCCTTCGCTGACGCGCACCGTGCATCTGGTGCAACGGCAGGGCACCAGCCTGTCCGTGGCTGCGCAAGCACTGCACGATCTGATCGTCGCCCGGCTTGGCAATCGGATGCTCGGTTGA
- a CDS encoding Bug family tripartite tricarboxylate transporter substrate binding protein has translation MTRFQSMALAGAALALAPLFTNAQTFPAKTITFVVPFAAGTATDQIARAVANGITAETRQAVIIDNKAGASGFIASQQVAKAAPDGYTVLITTNTTHAANEHLFKKLPYDPVKDYTPITALGKGGQIMVVNPAFPAKSVAEFVALAKKNPGKYTFGSGSSSSRMAGELLQQLADIKLLHVPYKSNTLAVTDLLGSQIDMMITDAATGLPQVKAGKLRALGVSSAQRSPLAPQVPTIAEAGVKGYEMGYWFAAYAPASTSPAVISRLNELLVKAAKSEAARKAFYEPTGTEVFTTSPEELAKFQTGESQKWGRIVKAAGIEAD, from the coding sequence ATGACCCGCTTTCAATCAATGGCTTTGGCAGGCGCCGCCCTCGCGCTCGCGCCTTTATTCACCAACGCCCAGACCTTTCCTGCCAAGACGATCACCTTTGTGGTGCCGTTCGCCGCAGGCACCGCGACCGACCAGATTGCGCGGGCCGTCGCCAACGGCATCACCGCTGAAACCAGGCAGGCGGTCATCATTGACAACAAGGCCGGCGCGAGCGGCTTCATTGCGTCGCAGCAAGTGGCCAAGGCAGCGCCTGACGGCTACACCGTGCTCATCACGACGAACACGACGCACGCGGCCAACGAGCATCTCTTCAAGAAGCTGCCCTATGACCCGGTCAAGGACTACACACCGATCACCGCACTGGGCAAGGGCGGGCAGATCATGGTGGTCAACCCAGCTTTTCCGGCGAAGAGCGTGGCAGAGTTCGTCGCGCTCGCGAAAAAGAATCCCGGCAAGTACACCTTTGGCAGCGGAAGCTCATCAAGCCGCATGGCCGGCGAACTGCTGCAGCAGCTCGCCGACATCAAACTGCTGCATGTGCCCTACAAGAGCAACACGCTGGCGGTCACCGACCTGCTGGGCAGCCAGATCGACATGATGATCACGGATGCCGCGACCGGCCTGCCCCAGGTGAAGGCGGGCAAGCTGCGCGCGCTGGGCGTGTCAAGCGCCCAACGCTCGCCACTGGCGCCACAGGTACCAACCATCGCGGAGGCGGGCGTGAAGGGCTACGAAATGGGCTACTGGTTTGCCGCCTACGCGCCTGCCAGCACATCGCCTGCGGTGATCAGCCGGCTCAACGAGCTGCTGGTAAAAGCCGCGAAGAGCGAAGCAGCCAGGAAGGCCTTTTATGAACCCACCGGCACCGAGGTGTTCACCACATCGCCCGAAGAGCTTGCCAAATTCCAGACCGGCGAGTCGCAGAAGTGGGGCCGCATCGTCAAGGCCGCCGGCATCGAAGCCGATTGA
- a CDS encoding O-acetylhomoserine aminocarboxypropyltransferase gives MPGYSDPGFDTLALHAGAAPDPATGARAVPIHLTTSFVFESSDHAASLFNLERAGHVYSRISNPTNAVLEQRISALEGGIGAIATASGQAALHLAIATLMGAGSHIVASTALYGGSQNLLHYTLRRFGIATTFVKPGDIDGWRAAVRPTTRLFFGETVGNPGLEVLDIPVVASMAHEAKVPLLIDSTLTSPWLIKPFDHGADLVYHSATKFLSGHGTVIGGLVVDGGSFDWDQSGKFAELSQPYDGFHHMVFSEESTVGAFLLRARREGLRDFGACMSPHTAWLILQGIETLPLRMARHIGNTEKVVAFLASHPFVSRVGHPMLESHPSHALAKKLLPRGAGSVFSFDLKGSRAQGKAFVESLKVFSHLANVGDCRSLVIHPASTTHFRMSDEALQGAGITQGTIRLSIGLEDPDDLIDDLKRALKVAEKAGA, from the coding sequence ATGCCCGGTTATTCAGACCCCGGTTTCGACACCCTGGCGCTGCACGCAGGCGCCGCGCCCGACCCGGCCACCGGGGCGCGCGCCGTACCCATCCACCTGACCACCTCCTTCGTCTTCGAGTCCAGCGACCACGCCGCCAGCCTCTTTAACCTGGAGCGCGCCGGGCATGTGTATTCGCGCATCAGCAACCCGACCAATGCAGTGCTGGAGCAGCGCATCTCGGCGCTTGAAGGCGGCATCGGCGCCATCGCCACGGCCAGCGGCCAGGCCGCGCTGCACCTGGCCATTGCCACGCTGATGGGCGCGGGCTCGCACATCGTCGCCAGCACCGCGCTCTACGGCGGCAGCCAGAACCTGCTGCATTACACGCTGCGCCGCTTTGGCATAGCCACCACGTTTGTCAAGCCCGGCGACATCGACGGCTGGCGCGCGGCCGTGCGGCCCACTACCCGCCTCTTTTTCGGTGAAACCGTCGGCAATCCGGGCCTGGAAGTGCTGGACATCCCGGTCGTCGCCAGCATGGCCCATGAAGCGAAGGTGCCGCTGCTGATCGATTCGACGCTGACCTCGCCCTGGCTCATCAAGCCTTTCGACCACGGCGCCGACCTGGTGTACCACTCGGCGACCAAGTTCCTGAGCGGCCACGGCACGGTGATTGGCGGACTGGTGGTCGATGGCGGCAGTTTCGACTGGGATCAATCGGGCAAGTTCGCCGAACTCAGCCAGCCTTATGACGGCTTTCACCACATGGTGTTCAGCGAGGAAAGCACGGTCGGCGCGTTCTTGCTGCGCGCGCGCCGCGAAGGGCTGCGCGACTTCGGCGCTTGCATGAGCCCGCACACCGCCTGGCTGATTTTGCAGGGCATCGAAACGCTGCCGCTGCGCATGGCGCGCCACATCGGCAACACCGAAAAGGTCGTGGCCTTCCTGGCCAGCCACCCTTTTGTGTCGCGCGTCGGCCACCCGATGCTCGAATCGCACCCCAGCCACGCGCTGGCGAAAAAGCTGCTGCCGCGCGGCGCCGGTTCGGTGTTCAGCTTCGACCTCAAGGGCAGCCGCGCCCAGGGCAAGGCCTTTGTGGAGTCGCTCAAGGTCTTCAGCCACCTGGCCAATGTCGGCGACTGCCGCAGCCTGGTGATCCACCCGGCCAGCACCACGCATTTCCGCATGAGCGACGAGGCGCTGCAAGGCGCCGGCATCACGCAGGGAACGATACGTCTGTCCATCGGCCTGGAAGACCCGGACGACCTGATCGACGACCTCAAGCGCGCATTGAAAGTCGCAGAAAAGGCAGGCGCGTGA
- a CDS encoding RNA-guided endonuclease InsQ/TnpB family protein: MQRLQAFKYELMPNGGQQRQMRRFAGACRFVFNKALALQKTNHAAGAKFMNYVALANKLPDWKQEFEWLRQAPSQALQQVLKDLERAWKNFFERRAASPKFKKKGQREGFRFPQGFRIDQPNSRIFLPKLGWMRFRNSRDIVGTAKNITISQAGGKWFASIQTEREVEQPIPVATTAIGIDVGIARFATMSDGSFVEPLHSFKCHEQRLAKYQRRMSRKVKFSKNWHKAKRKVQKVHTRIANVRKDFLHKTTSAISQNHAMVAIEDLQVRNMSKSAAGNADKPGKNVAAKSGLNKAILDQGWFEFRRQLEYKLAWNGGVLIAVPAQYTSQTCPCCGHVAKANRKTQAKFECVECGYENHADVVGAMNILARGYRAAACGEDGSGLVRKRRAQPASAKQEPAEATRCEATHV; encoded by the coding sequence ATGCAGCGCCTCCAGGCCTTCAAATACGAACTCATGCCCAACGGCGGGCAGCAGCGCCAGATGCGCCGCTTTGCCGGGGCCTGCCGCTTCGTGTTCAACAAAGCGCTGGCATTGCAAAAAACCAATCACGCGGCGGGCGCAAAGTTCATGAACTACGTGGCATTGGCCAATAAGCTCCCAGACTGGAAGCAGGAGTTCGAGTGGCTCAGGCAAGCTCCATCGCAAGCCTTGCAGCAAGTTTTGAAAGACCTGGAGCGAGCCTGGAAAAACTTCTTTGAAAGACGCGCCGCCTCCCCGAAGTTCAAGAAAAAAGGTCAGCGCGAGGGTTTTCGTTTTCCGCAAGGCTTCAGGATCGACCAGCCCAACAGCCGCATCTTCCTGCCCAAACTGGGATGGATGCGCTTTCGCAACAGCCGGGACATTGTGGGCACGGCCAAAAACATCACCATCAGCCAAGCGGGCGGCAAGTGGTTTGCCAGCATCCAGACCGAGCGAGAGGTAGAACAACCGATTCCAGTCGCAACGACAGCCATCGGCATCGACGTAGGCATAGCGCGCTTTGCCACGATGAGCGACGGCAGTTTTGTGGAGCCGCTGCACAGCTTCAAGTGCCACGAACAGCGCCTGGCCAAATACCAGCGGCGCATGAGCCGCAAGGTGAAATTCAGCAAAAACTGGCACAAAGCGAAAAGAAAGGTTCAGAAAGTCCACACCCGGATAGCCAACGTCCGCAAAGACTTCCTGCACAAGACGACAAGCGCCATCAGCCAAAACCACGCGATGGTCGCCATTGAAGATTTGCAGGTACGCAACATGAGCAAATCGGCAGCGGGCAATGCAGACAAGCCGGGCAAAAACGTCGCCGCCAAGTCCGGGCTGAACAAAGCCATCCTCGATCAAGGCTGGTTCGAGTTCCGGCGGCAACTGGAGTACAAGCTCGCCTGGAACGGCGGGGTGCTGATAGCCGTGCCGGCGCAGTACACCAGCCAGACCTGTCCGTGCTGCGGGCATGTCGCCAAGGCAAACCGGAAAACGCAAGCGAAGTTTGAATGCGTGGAATGTGGCTACGAGAACCACGCCGATGTCGTCGGCGCGATGAACATATTGGCGCGGGGATACCGCGCAGCAGCCTGTGGAGAGGACGGCTCTGGCCTTGTGCGCAAGCGCAGGGCGCAACCAGCCTCGGCGAAGCAGGAACCCGCCGAAGCGACTAGATGCGAGGCAACTCATGTTTAG
- a CDS encoding cupin domain-containing protein has protein sequence MPDLTVTKFSHVKPGDTPYLPGGLRDFFLYRDLGIAEATHGKVIAHLVRANMAPENGTGWHRHEADFQIVIMITGWARFMYGDKETLVEAGDVVHQSPGISHYLFDYSPDMEYLEIVSPADFKSIDVAPVCEIPPCTPWES, from the coding sequence ATGCCGGACCTCACCGTGACCAAATTTTCGCATGTCAAACCGGGCGATACGCCCTATCTGCCGGGCGGCTTGCGTGATTTCTTTTTGTACCGCGACCTGGGCATCGCCGAAGCGACCCACGGAAAAGTGATTGCGCACCTTGTCAGGGCCAACATGGCACCAGAAAACGGCACGGGCTGGCACCGCCATGAAGCGGATTTTCAGATTGTGATCATGATCACGGGCTGGGCGCGCTTCATGTACGGCGACAAGGAAACGCTGGTGGAAGCGGGCGACGTGGTGCATCAGAGCCCCGGTATCAGCCACTACCTGTTCGATTACTCGCCCGATATGGAATACCTTGAAATCGTCTCGCCGGCTGATTTCAAGTCGATTGACGTGGCGCCGGTGTGCGAGATTCCGCCCTGCACGCCGTGGGAAAGCTGA
- a CDS encoding CBS domain-containing protein, whose translation MKVADILRVKGNTLYTVQPDEPLAKAADIMAEKDIGSLVVMEHGDLVGMLTFREVIVCIVANGGEIGRTLVRKAMDDHPLTCTPDTEIDEVRRMMLDRHARYMPVMSQKMLMGVISLYDVAKAVVDSQNFENKMLKAYIRDWPAESDAERD comes from the coding sequence ATGAAGGTAGCAGACATCCTGCGGGTAAAAGGCAACACGCTTTACACCGTTCAGCCCGATGAACCGCTGGCAAAGGCAGCCGATATCATGGCCGAAAAAGACATCGGCTCGCTGGTCGTCATGGAGCATGGCGACCTGGTCGGCATGCTGACCTTTCGCGAGGTGATTGTCTGCATCGTCGCCAACGGCGGCGAGATTGGCCGCACGCTGGTGCGCAAGGCCATGGACGACCATCCGCTGACCTGCACGCCCGATACCGAGATCGACGAAGTGCGCCGCATGATGCTGGACCGCCACGCGCGCTACATGCCGGTGATGAGCCAGAAAATGCTGATGGGCGTGATCAGCCTGTACGACGTGGCCAAGGCCGTGGTGGACAGCCAGAACTTCGAGAACAAGATGCTCAAGGCCTACATTCGCGACTGGCCCGCCGAAAGCGACGCCGAGCGCGATTGA